From a region of the Campylobacter showae genome:
- a CDS encoding DegT/DnrJ/EryC1/StrS family aminotransferase: MEEIAFYRPTIDEAEITLIKEALKDHGSVIVERLEAELREYFGVKHAVTTNNNSAAHHLALCSMDLKRGDKIICSVNSTPSVAQAIRHFDAEPIFVDINEDDFNMNAESLRNTLKVHNHKKLKGIFVNHVAGQASDMDEIYAIAQEYDVKVLDDAGKSIGLTYNGVQIGSDSRSLISCFNVHSQLTNPIATAGFMLTDDDAVAERARLLRNHAIVNGGIDKDGNLGYVYDVVDIGVKYDLTGLCAAYAVAQFEKTDKFIARRRQIAAIYDKELADCPHVSLPIKKRDHVYIQYIIKIDKNRDGFAKELLERGIHTALHYKPMHLLSYYKSKYGLKVNSFPNALKTYQQVLSLPVYNALSDEEVAYICESVREIAKTRV; this comes from the coding sequence ATGGAAGAGATAGCGTTTTATAGACCCACTATCGACGAGGCCGAGATTACGCTCATCAAAGAGGCTCTAAAAGACCACGGTTCGGTGATCGTGGAGAGGTTGGAGGCTGAGCTTAGGGAGTATTTTGGCGTAAAACACGCCGTTACGACCAATAACAACAGCGCCGCTCACCATTTGGCGCTTTGTTCGATGGATCTAAAACGCGGCGACAAGATCATCTGCTCGGTAAACTCTACTCCGAGCGTGGCGCAGGCGATCAGGCACTTTGACGCCGAACCGATATTCGTCGACATCAACGAAGACGACTTTAACATGAATGCCGAGTCGCTGCGAAACACGCTAAAAGTGCATAATCACAAAAAGTTAAAAGGTATATTCGTAAACCACGTCGCGGGACAGGCTTCTGATATGGACGAAATTTACGCTATCGCGCAGGAGTACGATGTAAAGGTGCTCGACGACGCCGGCAAGTCCATCGGTTTAACCTATAACGGAGTTCAAATCGGCTCCGATAGCCGCTCGCTCATCTCTTGTTTTAACGTGCATTCGCAGCTAACTAACCCGATCGCGACGGCCGGCTTTATGCTGACCGACGACGACGCGGTCGCCGAGCGCGCTAGGTTGCTGCGAAACCACGCGATCGTGAATGGCGGCATAGATAAAGACGGTAACCTAGGCTATGTCTATGACGTCGTTGATATCGGCGTGAAGTACGATCTGACCGGACTTTGCGCGGCGTATGCGGTGGCTCAGTTTGAAAAAACGGATAAATTTATCGCGCGACGCAGACAGATCGCCGCTATCTACGATAAAGAGCTCGCAGACTGCCCGCACGTCTCGCTACCGATCAAAAAGCGCGATCACGTCTATATCCAGTACATCATCAAGATCGATAAAAATCGCGACGGGTTCGCTAAAGAGCTGCTAGAGCGCGGTATCCATACGGCGCTTCACTACAAGCCTATGCACCTTTTAAGCTACTATAAAAGTAAATACGGGCTTAAGGTAAATTCATTCCCGAATGCGCTAAAAACATATCAGCAGGTGCTTTCGCTGCCCGTTTATAATGCGCTTAGCGACGAAGAGGTCGCCTATATCTGCGAGAGCGTTCGAGAGATAGCCAAAACGCGTGTTTAA
- a CDS encoding tetraacyldisaccharide 4'-kinase has product MFKRKIYTFAQEYFYAPNLWQKCLAIALLPLSALYCAGVILKAKFSKALDFGIPIISIGNLTLGGSGKTPLGIAILNEFDGGCVILRGYGRASSGLVKVAISGEILTDVKTSGDEAMEYAKSVKNANVIVSENRDIAIKEALNLGAKYVLLDDGFGKFHIKKFNVLIRPSSKPYFDFVLPSGAYRYPSKFYAKADYVVKEGEDFTRESEILNPTPKMVLVTAIANPQRLEPYFGLCMGREIYPDHYAFSWDELVEILARYGATSLLVTRKDAVKMEGFVLPLSVIALKTTLADKFKRIIKEKIL; this is encoded by the coding sequence GTGTTTAAAAGGAAAATTTACACTTTCGCGCAGGAGTATTTTTACGCTCCGAATTTGTGGCAAAAGTGCCTAGCCATAGCGCTTTTGCCATTGAGCGCGCTTTACTGCGCGGGCGTGATTTTAAAGGCCAAATTTAGCAAAGCTTTAGATTTTGGTATCCCTATTATTAGTATCGGGAATTTAACCCTAGGCGGCAGCGGAAAGACGCCGCTTGGTATTGCTATCTTAAACGAATTTGACGGCGGTTGCGTTATTTTGCGAGGCTACGGCAGAGCTTCAAGCGGACTCGTTAAGGTCGCGATCTCGGGAGAAATTTTAACCGATGTAAAAACTAGCGGCGACGAGGCGATGGAGTACGCAAAAAGCGTGAAAAACGCAAACGTCATCGTGAGCGAAAACCGCGATATCGCAATAAAAGAAGCCCTAAATTTAGGCGCAAAGTATGTGTTGCTCGATGATGGCTTCGGCAAATTTCACATCAAAAAATTTAACGTCCTAATACGCCCATCCTCAAAGCCTTATTTTGATTTCGTCCTGCCTAGCGGCGCGTATCGCTACCCGAGCAAATTTTACGCCAAAGCCGACTACGTCGTAAAAGAGGGCGAGGATTTTACTCGCGAGAGCGAAATTTTAAATCCGACGCCAAAGATGGTTTTGGTCACCGCTATCGCAAATCCGCAGCGCCTGGAGCCTTATTTTGGCCTTTGTATGGGGCGCGAGATTTATCCCGATCACTACGCGTTTTCGTGGGACGAGCTGGTAGAAATCCTAGCTCGCTACGGTGCGACCTCGCTTTTGGTCACGCGAAAAGATGCCGTAAAGATGGAGGGGTTTGTCTTGCCTCTCTCTGTCATCGCGCTAAAAACGACGTTGGCGGATAAATTTAAACGAATTATCAAAGAGAAAATTCTATAA
- a CDS encoding NAD+ synthase: MKNYSQISLKLTEFLASYLQKSGAKGFVLGVSGGLDSAVVAALCARTGFETHALLMPTKYSNERNLSDALKLCEDLKITHKIIEIQPILDSFTAQIGEPLSNLRMGNLSARARMCLLYDYSAKVNALVVGTSNKSERLLGYGTIYGDMACALNPIGELFKTEIYELARELGIDEKIIVKAPSADLWEGQSDEADIGYSYERLDEVLRLAQSKGKAELASEFDPRLVATVFSRMRANKFKLSQPPIASLDGE; this comes from the coding sequence ATGAAAAATTATTCGCAAATCAGCCTGAAGCTAACCGAGTTTTTAGCGAGCTACCTCCAAAAAAGCGGCGCAAAGGGTTTTGTTTTGGGTGTTAGCGGCGGTCTAGACTCTGCCGTCGTAGCCGCTCTTTGCGCGCGCACGGGCTTTGAAACGCATGCGCTTTTGATGCCGACGAAGTACTCAAACGAGCGAAATTTAAGCGACGCGTTAAAGCTTTGCGAAGATCTAAAAATAACGCATAAAATCATCGAAATCCAGCCGATTTTGGATAGCTTTACCGCGCAAATCGGCGAGCCGCTGTCAAATTTGCGCATGGGAAATCTAAGCGCAAGGGCGAGAATGTGCTTGCTTTATGATTATTCGGCAAAGGTAAATGCGCTAGTGGTCGGCACGAGTAACAAAAGCGAGCGCCTTCTTGGATACGGTACGATCTACGGCGACATGGCGTGCGCGCTAAATCCGATCGGCGAGCTCTTTAAGACTGAAATTTACGAGCTGGCGCGCGAACTAGGTATCGATGAAAAAATCATCGTAAAAGCCCCGTCCGCCGACCTTTGGGAAGGACAAAGCGATGAAGCCGATATAGGCTACAGCTATGAGCGGCTAGACGAGGTTTTGCGTCTGGCGCAGAGTAAAGGCAAGGCCGAGCTGGCGAGCGAATTTGACCCAAGGCTCGTCGCGACTGTATTTTCAAGGATGAGAGCAAATAAATTTAAACTCTCGCAGCCGCCGATTGCTAGCCTGGACGGCGAGTAA
- a CDS encoding MBL fold metallo-hydrolase: protein MKIFSKPCGDYQTNCYVVSKNGREIIIDPGQDSYDFVVKNSHAPLTIINTHGHSDHVLDNVSLKNFFNVPIYIHKDDNFMLHDDLWNAGQQLMYDAICVGGAKFEDVKFNIEDFEIEFMHFPGHTPGCCMVRVDEVIFSGDFLFRGSIGRYDFPFSNAEDMRQSLLKCKNLQGDFILYPGHGNKTTLKAERANLDFWINMIGREMRF, encoded by the coding sequence GTGAAAATTTTTTCAAAACCATGCGGAGATTATCAAACAAACTGCTACGTAGTATCCAAAAACGGGCGCGAGATTATCATTGATCCAGGTCAAGATTCATATGACTTTGTCGTAAAAAATTCACACGCACCACTCACTATTATAAACACTCACGGACACTCCGATCACGTTCTTGACAATGTTAGCTTAAAAAATTTTTTTAATGTTCCGATTTACATCCACAAAGACGACAATTTCATGCTTCATGACGATCTTTGGAATGCGGGACAGCAGCTGATGTATGATGCGATCTGCGTAGGCGGAGCGAAATTTGAGGACGTTAAATTTAACATAGAGGACTTTGAGATCGAGTTTATGCACTTTCCTGGACATACGCCGGGATGCTGTATGGTGCGCGTGGACGAAGTTATCTTTAGCGGAGATTTTTTATTTAGAGGCTCGATCGGGCGTTATGATTTTCCGTTTTCAAACGCCGAGGATATGCGCCAAAGCTTGCTAAAATGTAAAAATTTGCAAGGAGATTTTATATTGTATCCAGGCCATGGCAACAAAACGACGCTAAAAGCCGAGCGAGCAAATTTGGACTTTTGGATAAATATGATCGGTAGAGAGATGAGATTTTAA
- a CDS encoding PaaI family thioesterase produces the protein MDENIYDDNSSDGVVLPEDENPFRNELKTSPNIKIGLSGAVTQLEPNHAKTRFFATGDMVADSEGLIHSGFVFSAASYAAMAAVNETFSVVIGAKIHFFAPTKLNEAIEFDARSHFNESKKREVRVTGKTNDIKVFEGTFQVVILEDHIFKIYKTNLQKQAAQRRNEEKRKEEAKQNA, from the coding sequence ATGGACGAAAATATCTATGACGACAACAGTAGCGACGGGGTCGTACTACCCGAGGACGAAAATCCGTTTCGCAACGAGCTAAAAACCTCGCCGAATATAAAAATCGGCCTTAGCGGCGCCGTGACGCAGCTCGAGCCAAATCACGCCAAAACGCGTTTTTTCGCCACTGGCGATATGGTCGCCGATAGCGAGGGGCTTATACATAGCGGGTTTGTTTTCTCTGCGGCTAGCTACGCGGCGATGGCGGCGGTCAATGAGACTTTCAGCGTCGTTATCGGGGCTAAGATACATTTTTTTGCCCCGACCAAGCTAAACGAAGCGATCGAATTCGACGCGCGCTCGCACTTTAACGAGAGCAAAAAACGCGAGGTGCGAGTGACGGGCAAAACAAACGATATAAAGGTGTTTGAGGGGACTTTTCAGGTCGTGATTTTAGAGGATCATATCTTTAAAATTTACAAAACCAACCTGCAAAAACAAGCCGCGCAAAGACGAAACGAAGAAAAACGTAAAGAAGAGGCGAAACAAAACGCGTAA
- the cutA gene encoding divalent-cation tolerance protein CutA — MKFILTSCADKDAAKTLAKKLVKAKFAACVSIFKANSVYFWGGEIKDEKERVLLIKTAVKFKKVAKFIKKHHDYDLPEIVAFKADKASKKYKKWIKKESK, encoded by the coding sequence ATGAAATTCATACTAACTTCTTGCGCCGATAAGGACGCGGCTAAAACTCTAGCCAAAAAGCTCGTAAAAGCTAAATTTGCCGCTTGCGTTAGCATTTTTAAGGCAAATAGCGTTTATTTTTGGGGCGGAGAGATAAAGGATGAAAAGGAGCGGGTCTTACTCATAAAAACCGCGGTTAAATTTAAAAAAGTCGCTAAATTTATAAAGAAACATCACGACTATGATCTGCCAGAGATTGTAGCTTTTAAGGCGGACAAAGCTAGCAAAAAATACAAAAAATGGATAAAAAAGGAAAGTAAATGA
- the thrC gene encoding threonine synthase — MKLFQTRASAGESLKSVEFSQALLSPSSAHSGLYAPAELPQLDANFFAEAVNLTYAQIALKVIEKFGFDADTAMFERAVKRYERFDDPQNPVQVQKIGESLYVNELYHGPTRAFKDMALQPFGALLSELAAKRGEKYLIMCATSGDTGPATLETFADAPGVKVVCLYPKDGTSEVQRLQMINADAANLKVIGIEGNFDDAQRALKSLLASEKFKERLSAAGLSLSAANSVNFGRILFQIIYHIYAHVYLLKTGALKGEFDIIVPSGNFGNALGAYYAKKMGTKIGKIKIVSNANNILTEFFTLGRYDLRGKSLVKTISPAMDILVSSNVERLLFDKFGAVRTKELMDNLASDGFYELSSGELGALKEDFDADFCSDEECEKFIKEWAAKGVAVDPHTATCFKAAVNLTRPAVITSTAHWVKFAPSMFKALKNETLKDEKSGLEALAAEFNDEVPGAIRSLFAKAAVHNEIAAKSDIEAKILAWIER; from the coding sequence ATGAAGTTATTTCAAACTAGAGCGAGTGCGGGCGAGAGCCTAAAAAGCGTGGAATTTAGCCAGGCGCTACTAAGCCCTAGCTCCGCTCACAGCGGGCTTTACGCACCGGCGGAGCTGCCGCAGCTGGACGCAAATTTCTTTGCTGAGGCGGTAAATTTAACCTACGCACAAATCGCGCTAAAAGTCATAGAGAAATTTGGATTTGACGCGGACACGGCGATGTTTGAGAGGGCGGTGAAGCGGTACGAGAGATTTGATGATCCGCAAAATCCCGTGCAGGTGCAAAAAATCGGCGAAAGCCTCTACGTAAACGAGCTTTATCACGGGCCTACGCGCGCGTTTAAGGATATGGCGCTGCAGCCTTTTGGCGCGCTACTTAGCGAGCTAGCAGCAAAAAGAGGTGAAAAATACCTTATAATGTGCGCCACCAGCGGCGACACGGGACCTGCGACGCTAGAGACTTTCGCGGATGCACCCGGCGTCAAAGTCGTCTGCCTCTACCCAAAAGACGGCACTAGCGAGGTACAGCGCCTGCAAATGATAAACGCAGACGCTGCAAACCTCAAAGTAATCGGCATCGAGGGTAACTTCGACGATGCGCAGCGCGCGCTAAAAAGCCTGCTAGCTAGCGAGAAATTTAAAGAGCGTCTAAGCGCGGCCGGACTCTCGCTCTCGGCGGCGAATTCGGTAAATTTCGGCCGAATTTTATTTCAGATCATCTATCACATTTACGCCCACGTCTATCTGCTAAAAACGGGCGCGCTAAAAGGCGAGTTTGACATCATCGTGCCTAGCGGCAACTTCGGCAACGCCCTAGGCGCATACTACGCTAAAAAAATGGGCACGAAAATCGGCAAAATCAAAATCGTCTCAAACGCAAATAACATCCTGACCGAGTTTTTTACGCTGGGGCGATACGATCTGCGCGGCAAAAGCCTGGTTAAGACGATCAGCCCTGCGATGGATATCCTCGTTTCTTCAAACGTCGAGAGGCTGCTTTTTGATAAATTTGGTGCCGTGCGAACCAAAGAGCTGATGGACAACCTTGCTAGCGATGGCTTTTACGAGCTTTCAAGCGGCGAGCTTGGCGCGCTAAAAGAGGACTTTGACGCTGATTTTTGCAGCGACGAGGAGTGCGAGAAATTTATAAAAGAGTGGGCGGCAAAAGGCGTCGCAGTCGATCCGCACACGGCTACTTGCTTTAAAGCGGCGGTAAATTTAACGCGCCCGGCCGTGATAACCTCTACCGCGCACTGGGTTAAATTTGCTCCGAGTATGTTTAAAGCACTAAAAAACGAAACTCTAAAAGATGAAAAAAGCG